The nucleotide sequence AAGTTAATTGTGGATAAGTATTACCTGAAGTAATCTGAAGTATTCAGATATTAATAGAAATACCGTGATTCATGAAAAATTACCTTTTCTTTATATCAGATTCCTACAGTTACTTTGAACCATTTTCCACCTGAAATGTTACTGTTGAGTCAGTATACAGAATCCAGTGACGTGTGGTCTACAGCAGTGGTAATATGGGAGATTATGGCAGCTGGTAaagaaatgtaataataatcaaataatggtagcaaacaataaaatatcTAATAAAAAAATCGTGCTTATTGTAACAGACAACTACAGTTATTACACAAACAATGATACATGTTTCAATTTCACATTCATaattaaattgaatttgatTGACTACATTTATCCCCGGTtaatataaatacatgaaatataACTCAAGGTTCTGAATTTCAGTTAATTCTAACTCACGTAGATTACAGTTATTCTGATCAGGAAAAGCATGTAAATAATCTACAAAGAAAATTAACTTATAATAATTTAAGAGAAACCTAGATATAGTGTACATGCCATATCATCGATTGCAGTCCAGCACCAAATTGTAAAATCACAaattttcgtttttgttttgatgACAGAAAGCTATATTACTGCTTTTATCTATATTTAAAGTTAGTTTAATAGAAAAAGAGACTTAACTGTCTGAAATTAATTACAGCATCTTTATCAATTGGTAACATCGTGTATAAATAGACTGAATGCAAAAAGGCAAGTTTGACAACATTCATGACAGACTACTTTTAAAGTTTCTACACTCCCGGATTTCTTAGGAAACCCACCATTTCCTGTAGAAAACAAAGTAAGATTTGACGAAGAAGCCTGGCCAGAGAAGTACTTACAGATAAAGTAAGAAGTCAGTCTTTAAGGTACCATCTTATTCTATAAGTTCCGAAGTAATCACATTCCCGACTAGTTGAAGTCGGTTTGAAATTGGTTCtgtatttgttttctatttagCAGTAATTGTAGGTTGTACAACCATCGCAGACTGCATCCGAGTTTTGTAGTTAGATTTACGAAGGTTAATATGATAGCGCTTGTATAGTTCTTTTTTATATGTAAGTTTACGTAGGTTATTATAAATGAAAGTATTGTATTATTTCAAGGGGCGCTTGCCTGTTAGTTAAAGAGTATTTTCAGCCAAATGAGTGTTTCTTTGTTAACTTAATTAGAGTTATTTAATACTGATTGATATGTGCAAAGTTGAAAGTGTCCTTTATTAAACCAAAGAATAGCTTCACGAATTCTAGTGTGAAATCTTACAAGACACTATGATTATGAAAGTTTAACTTACTGAATTTGTTAATACTtcttgtatttcatatttccatttcaacatttaaaatAGTACGCTAAATATGTTGATTTACTATTTGAATTGGATTTCTCAAAAATTTGCAGAGATCAAATCTTGTTCGATTGTTGGAATCATAATCCTTCTCTTCGACCTTCCATTCATCATTTGAGGGGTACATTCGTAGCTGTAAGTAATGTATTACTCATCATTAGAAGATAGTTTATAAACTAACTTATTTTATAATTTGCTTGGGTGTGTCCTTTGTTCTAGGGAATTGTCGAAGTCAAGTTGTACTATGATAACGCACAGTAGTAAAATTACTTGAATTTATTAAAGTTTTTAATATAGCTGTACTTTCGGTACGtcttaacattttttattgtgtttttgttaatCACATCTGCTGTCTTACTGCAATTCTATAGTGGCAAAATCGAAGGGGGCAATACAAAAGGGAAATATCGCGCAAGTTATGAATAACAACTAAGATCTTACATAGCTATGGTATTGCCAAGCTATTGTTTTATGCCACCTTTTGTTGCTTCAGATTCTTTCGTAATAGTTTTAGTGTTGTGAAACGCGAACAATCCTGTAGTACTCCTTGCATATGAATGTTAACTGATGTATATCTACTGTCCACTCAAAGTTTGTGAGATGTGACAAGTGCCTTTCTACTTTTGAGACTTGCTTCGATGCTCATATTAGATAACATGTATAAACCAATAAGTTGGTTTTATTGTTTTCCTTGTGTCTTGTTTCCTTTTAATTGAAAGTTGGTAGTAGGATCCATTCACGCAAAGATATTTAAGTATCAAGTATGTACAGCATATTTCATAGTGTTCTATGTAACATGTATCTGCTGTTAGTATAGCGTAACAAGTCCCCGCATTATCCCAACAGgtatttgaaaaattaatcaCGGACAGTTCTTACGAGATACCGATACCGACGACGTATTTACCTATGAGAGCCTCTTAAACCACTCAACCTACCTATGCAGAACATATCTACCATGCTGGAGTGTGAACTGGATGTGACTAGCTTCTAATATTGGCGATTGGTGTTGGTAATTACTACGATAACTGAAAGGCCCCGGAAACTGTTAGAGCATAACACATCGACCATGCTAATAACTAGAGGTGGATGATGTGTATGTACTAGTTGATGGTTAATTGTGGTCGGCCCTTCCAGAGGGCCCACGATACGTTATCCACTGGTGTAATACTTAACCATTATCATGTTGATTCGTAAAACTTTAAGAACTTTTTAATGAGAATAATTGCCAATTGCTACCGGCTCAGCAATCCAATCGATGGTGCTTCAGACCTTAACAAAAAGCATTACATTTGAAGTTTCGGACGAAAAATACAATTTGATGACAGTGGGGAAATTGATCATTTATGCGACGCCCTCGGCTCATGTGATTCAGTGGTGCACGGTTTCGGCGGTAATCAGTCCGCCCTGCTACTAACAGCCAACTCGAAATGACATATCACACATTTATagctattttaatttttcagatattttttttccatttctttgcATAGATCCATGTTAATATATCACAGTTAACAATGTACGATTCACTCCCTACTCCTCATGCACAGCTTGTTTTGATCGTTGTAAGGAATTATGCATGTTTTATTTTGGCTTTTAATGActcaataaaatctttttacataatacttttgaagtttttcagccAATTTAAATTTCTCATTCCCTTTGCATACACATCTCCAAACGTGCAAGTGTAATGCAGAATTAGTATGATTCCCTATTCTAATATTTTGAATGAGCAATATTGTAGTTGTCTTTATGATAAATTATATTACATTCAAGGTAAGGTATAGTTAGCCAGTCGAATAAGGCAAAAGTTTCACACGTTCTCCTAGtttaactttttcagtggtTGTCACGGATTCTTTTCAAGAGAGCAGTCGACAACGGTGTAAAGACGGACAGAGAGAGTATATGAGTTTCACAAGTTCAATATAATtgttaacaacaacaataaaattaatattggttacatagaacaaaataaatcatCATTTTCTATACATATCCTTTTAAACTTCCACTTCTATACTTCATATGGCTTTCTTTCTTATGGTCCTAGTTTTGTTCGTTGAGGGTTCTGTCAACGTTTATGGTTACTACACAAATGaatgttctttctttctatataCGAGCGTCGGCCTTTTCCTTTTCGTAGTTTCACGTTCCATTTCTTTCCTCGTTCAAGCTTTAATTTAGTTTCTTCCCTGCCTCTTTTGCCATCTATAAAAGTACAATAAACACCGAATTTAATTCGTAAAGCAATGAGTCCATGTTATCTCAATGAAGGTGGAAATTGGTTTCTTTTGAACTAAAATTCTGAGCTAACATGTTATAATTAAACAAGAGCAACTTACGGTTTTGCTTTCGGTTCAAGACCGAGATTGAAAAGAGAGAGCACGTGGTTTTACTGTTCTATTTATACCCAATGCCGACGGAATTCCGATACTCGTTAACAAAAAGCTGATTACGTAATGCTCAAGGATGCACAAAACCATGGCTAAATAATTAGCATCCAATTAACTAAACACGTAAAGTAATCAATAAAATACTTGAGGGGGTTATCCCGGAACGGGTTGTGACAGTGGTTAATTTTTTATGTCATTTTCTCAGCACGACTTCTGTCCCATGCaaacttaaatgtcattttACATAAAAGTAAAAAGTTTTCATAAATTAACCTCGAATTCTTTAACTAATGTTTTATATGTTTTCCTGCTTCTTCGTGTATCTTTCTGTACTGTGTGGTTGTATATATTGCACAATGCGTTTAAATGAAGGTGAGATAAGAAAATCGTTTATTGTATGAATTGGTTATTTTTGAATTACATCTAACAGTGTAGGCCttattttcatgaaaatcaGGGAGAGGAAGGCTATGGGTAAGGTTGGATCAGTTTGAGGAGAGGGGAGGTTGGGGGTAGGATTGGATCAGTAAAGAGGTATCAAGCATCCCTGATATTTTATTGTATCTAGAGATGAATTAGGCTAGGCTTCATGAAGAGAAAGAAGTTTGAGGAGAGGGAAGGTTGGGGATAGGATTGGATCAGTAAAGAGGCTTCAAACATCCCTGATATATCATCGTTTCTAGGGATGGATTAGGCGAGGCTTCATGAAGAGAAAGAAGTTTGACGAGAGGGAAGGTTGGGGATTGGACTGGATCAGTAAAAAGGCATCAAGCATCCTTGGTATATCATCGTTTCTAGAGATTGATTAGGCGAGGCTACATGAAGGAAGGTGTCGTGAGATGTGATACTCTAAACTCGTCTAGCATAAGATTCATAAACCACATATTACAAATACTTGCATCACATATATTTCATGAGGCAGGTAGACTGGAGGGTATTGAGGTAGGAGTGATTGGGTTGGAGGGGGGAGGTTGGGTGCAATAGATAAGGAAAGATCAGACGGTACCCATGGCTTGACTTATCTTTATTGTGGTTCTATGTTAACTGTGCTTACTGCATTCATTTATAATATAGAATATTACACACTACTAGTTGTACTACATACTCTCATGGTGCATTGTAAAGGAAAAATTTCACTGTTAAGTTTGTATGGCACATACTTCCTTATCAAAGATACAACTTGGCAAATAATGAAAGTGAAAGATAATGTATTTCTAACAGCTGAACAGAGAGCCACGTGATCATATTATGTTTTACTTTCTGTATTACTTATTGTTGGTTAAGGTCGCGATGAAAAGGCTATATTCTttttacacatatataaagTACATATAATGAAATTCATATTCATTACTTCATTCAACTCATGTTCTCTCAGACTTCCTTCTCTTACCTTTGCTTCACCATACTCTTTAGATATTTGTCAGCAAAGATACCAATATAATCTGTCAGGAATATACATAAAGGAACGAATCCTCAACTCTAAATTCAATATATACACATCACATCTATGAAATATGCACTGAAGAATAAGTAGGCTCCCTGTAAGACTGTACATAATATGGTTTTGGGACATTGTTATACATGATATCTATGAATTATGGACTGAAGAATAAGTTAGCTTACTGCAGGACTGTACATATTATGGTCTTTGTAACATAGTAACCTCTTTTGTTACCGTTGGTTTTATCCATTTCAGGGCTCAAAGGCATAAGGTTCTTCAAtctgcaaagaaataaaaagaaaacgaTGTTTTAAGATCGTAACCGACATGGTTCTCACTTTTAAAGGGGTTATGTATTTGCTTAAGCATCAGTCCTGGAAAACGAGAGAATTTATGaataagaaaatatgatatttttccaCTAGTTTCTTCGGCATTACATCGAACGCCGATTATTCTTATGACTACGAGGCGATGTGAAGTCATTTTACTTGCTAAATTCATCACATTGTTTGGTTGATTTTCTTGTCCATCAACTTTCAGCCAATTCTTCCCTGTCTCTTATTACTTGAACCAAGTGAATGGTGAATAAGAATGAACCATGTTGCAAAGATCGCAgcatataaatacattaatacaaTAGTCAAGGTATACACTCGCCAAGACCAAATTTAGCAGAGGGTATACAACTCGTGTGGGCAATCAGTCTATGTACAAACGTTTAAGTATTCCAATCATATACAACCAAAATATGCAATTTATTTTGGATTATTCAAAACCACAAATGCTATAagaataaacactcatattaTAGTATATAAATTTAGAAGTTCAGCAATAATATCTATTACAAAATTCTTAACAAAATCCACTTCCTCTCTTAGAAAATGAGTTAATAGTAGTGTTTGTTATATATTGTTGCTTGTGACCTAAGTGCAATTCCAATTTGGTATCACAAATAATCACAAATGAAGATAAAAATCTGTTGAACAGTTCCAGGAGTTATTTTTCActc is from Apostichopus japonicus isolate 1M-3 chromosome 16, ASM3797524v1, whole genome shotgun sequence and encodes:
- the LOC139982923 gene encoding fibroblast growth factor receptor 3-like; this encodes MEILTTFGFLHPGLTTKKVLLTKEGKVKLFDFCLAGDAQKVAALKKSQIPTVTLNHFPPEMLLLSQYTESSDVWSTAVVIWEIMAAGNPPFPVENKVRFDEEAWPEKYLQIKDQILFDCWNHNPSLRPSIHHLRGTFVAVFEKLITDSSYEIPIPTTYLPMRAS